The Nitrospira sp. genome window below encodes:
- a CDS encoding FAD-dependent oxidoreductase — protein MSGSRSHVIIVAGAGPAGMAVASSLSKAGHDIIILNRDIRFGGLAEYGIFPSKLKLRGGLKKQYWELLQQKNVHYFGNISIGNGKDLTVDDVRGLGASAVVFTIGAQGTKAIGVEGDSAQGVFHAKDVVYHYNRLPGFGDRPFEVGKHVCVIGAGDVMVDIAHWLVRYKKVERVTAIVRRGPVERKYNPKEIRSICANMDLEGIRGEFARIKDRLATVGQNHDEVFKGFTDEFMKCEPPVSEAKMGFRFLASPKRILVDEHNCVRALEMEDNRLDPKGEDTVAVGLKQYYEFPCDAVVFAVGDKVDETVGLPYKNGTFITNPTKTGNDPDDALFQAYDETSGKVMDGVFLAGWARKASEGLVGVAKRDGDWCAEVVERYLSTKNSGGDAKTVLSQLHSLLRTRQSRPVDVNGLRALEAAERAFAGENDCIGEFKFTANQDMLACIEQGKSS, from the coding sequence ATGAGTGGATCGCGGTCACATGTGATTATTGTTGCGGGAGCCGGGCCAGCTGGCATGGCCGTCGCCAGTTCGCTTTCGAAAGCCGGACATGACATTATCATTCTCAATCGAGACATCAGATTCGGAGGGTTGGCTGAGTATGGAATCTTCCCTTCTAAATTGAAACTTCGGGGTGGTCTTAAGAAACAATATTGGGAGTTGCTTCAGCAGAAAAATGTGCACTATTTCGGGAATATCTCGATCGGCAACGGGAAAGACTTGACGGTTGATGATGTGCGTGGACTTGGAGCAAGCGCAGTTGTGTTCACCATTGGGGCGCAAGGAACGAAAGCGATCGGAGTGGAGGGAGATTCAGCACAGGGTGTGTTCCACGCGAAAGATGTCGTGTATCACTACAATCGCCTTCCTGGTTTTGGAGACCGCCCCTTTGAAGTGGGAAAACATGTCTGTGTGATTGGTGCCGGGGACGTGATGGTGGACATTGCGCACTGGTTGGTTCGCTATAAGAAGGTCGAGCGGGTCACGGCCATTGTCCGACGAGGTCCGGTGGAACGAAAGTACAATCCGAAGGAGATCCGTAGTATCTGCGCCAATATGGATTTGGAAGGGATCCGTGGTGAGTTCGCACGGATCAAAGATCGTTTGGCTACGGTAGGGCAGAACCATGATGAGGTCTTCAAAGGGTTTACGGACGAATTCATGAAGTGCGAGCCTCCGGTGTCAGAAGCAAAAATGGGCTTCCGCTTCCTGGCTTCTCCAAAGCGTATTTTGGTAGATGAGCACAATTGTGTTCGTGCGCTTGAAATGGAGGATAATCGGTTGGATCCAAAGGGCGAGGATACCGTCGCGGTCGGGTTGAAGCAGTACTATGAATTTCCCTGTGACGCGGTCGTATTTGCCGTCGGCGACAAGGTTGATGAGACCGTCGGTCTCCCCTATAAGAACGGGACATTCATTACGAACCCAACCAAAACGGGTAACGATCCTGACGATGCGCTTTTTCAGGCTTACGACGAGACGAGCGGGAAAGTAATGGATGGCGTTTTCCTCGCTGGTTGGGCCAGAAAAGCGAGTGAAGGTCTTGTCGGTGTGGCGAAGCGCGACGGTGATTGGTGTGCAGAGGTTGTGGAGCGGTATCTGTCGACCAAAAACTCGGGTGGGGATGCAAAAACGGTGTTGAGCCAGTTACATTCACTGCTCAGAACGCGACAGAGTCGTCCGGTTGATGTGAACGGGCTGCGGGCGCTTGAAGCGGCGGAGCGCGCATTCGCTGGAGAAAACGATTGTATCGGGGAGTTCAAATTTACAGCGAATCAGGACATGCTGGCCTGTATCGAACAGGGAAAGTCGTCCTAG
- the radA gene encoding DNA repair protein RadA, translating to MKAKVVFSCQACGHQSPRWLGRCPDCTGWNTMKEERQAASGKGRPAAMKTVQAKATPIAEIEVVGEDRRLTNIGEFDRVLGGGVIPGAVILIGGDPGIGKTTLLLQALPRLAAKDAPVLYVSGEESPRQIKMRGQRLGIEHPHLLILAETSLEQILKAVQDIQPVAVVVDSIQTVYTEQITSAPGSISQVQEVAGQLMWFAKRAGVPVFIIGHVTKEGAIAGPRLLEHIVDTVLYFEGDKGHSYRILRAVKNRFGSTNEIGVFEMKDGGLEEVSNPSELFLAERPERSTGSVVVSSLEGTRPILVELQALVSSTSYAMPKRMANGVELNRVSLLLAVMEKRLGFHLSGQDVYVNIVGGMHIEEPAIDLGLVAAVTSSLREMPVEPGMLVLGEVGLGGEVRAVSQAELRIREAAKMGFKRCILPERNLAKLDPIDGMELIGIHEVREALDVVLA from the coding sequence TTGAAAGCCAAGGTTGTCTTCTCCTGTCAGGCCTGTGGGCATCAATCTCCACGGTGGCTCGGTCGATGCCCCGACTGCACCGGCTGGAATACGATGAAGGAAGAACGCCAAGCTGCGAGCGGTAAGGGTCGCCCAGCTGCGATGAAAACGGTTCAAGCCAAGGCCACGCCGATTGCTGAGATTGAAGTGGTGGGTGAGGATCGTCGTTTGACCAACATCGGCGAGTTTGATCGAGTGTTAGGGGGCGGCGTCATTCCCGGGGCGGTGATCTTGATCGGCGGCGATCCTGGGATCGGCAAGACGACACTGCTCCTGCAAGCGTTACCGCGGTTGGCCGCAAAGGATGCGCCGGTCTTGTACGTGTCCGGAGAAGAATCACCGCGGCAGATCAAGATGCGCGGGCAGCGTCTGGGTATCGAACATCCACATTTGTTGATTCTGGCGGAAACGTCGCTGGAGCAGATTCTCAAAGCGGTCCAGGACATTCAGCCGGTGGCGGTGGTCGTCGATTCGATCCAAACCGTGTATACGGAACAGATCACGTCCGCTCCAGGCAGTATCAGTCAGGTGCAGGAGGTGGCCGGACAACTCATGTGGTTCGCCAAGCGGGCCGGAGTTCCGGTCTTTATCATCGGACACGTGACAAAAGAGGGGGCCATTGCCGGGCCACGGTTGCTGGAACATATCGTCGACACAGTGTTGTACTTCGAAGGCGACAAAGGACACAGCTATCGGATTCTTCGTGCCGTCAAAAATCGGTTTGGGTCGACGAATGAAATCGGGGTGTTTGAAATGAAAGATGGGGGGTTGGAAGAGGTGAGTAACCCCTCTGAGCTGTTCCTGGCTGAACGTCCGGAGCGAAGTACCGGTTCTGTCGTCGTCTCGAGCCTCGAGGGGACCAGGCCCATTCTCGTCGAACTCCAGGCGCTGGTTTCGTCGACCAGTTATGCCATGCCCAAACGGATGGCCAACGGTGTGGAACTCAATCGCGTCTCGCTGTTGCTGGCGGTCATGGAAAAGCGGTTGGGGTTTCATCTGTCCGGACAGGATGTCTATGTGAATATCGTCGGAGGCATGCACATCGAGGAACCGGCGATCGATCTTGGTCTTGTGGCGGCCGTCACCTCCAGCTTACGGGAGATGCCGGTTGAACCGGGGATGCTTGTTTTAGGTGAAGTTGGTTTGGGCGGCGAAGTTCGTGCTGTGAGCCAGGCAGAATTACGCATCCGCGAGGCAGCCAAGATGGGGTTTAAACGCTGTATTTTGCCGGAACGCAATCTGGCAAAGCTGGATCCCATCGATGGGATGGAATTGATCGGGATTCACGAAGTGAGAGAGGCGCTTGATGTTGTACTGGCCTAA
- the tsaB gene encoding tRNA (adenosine(37)-N6)-threonylcarbamoyltransferase complex dimerization subunit type 1 TsaB has product MKILAIETATAWQSVALLDGDRVLGMHEQEAGGAHGALLLPAIDQLLSKSQLGLSELDGLCCSAGPGSFTGIRVGLATCLGLRAAAGIPLALVPTLDAMARTVQGESRPLCPVLVSRRDEVYWALFRWIGEGEWERLVSEQVGTPRALAQSLPDQAVMIGLGWSAMENEIRSALPESVTVTIGPDHAFRPSAIQVARMGMEQIQRGVIAGSVVAPLYVQRAEAEIQYERSGGLSPVARRRNRVDMKVAARLARRPRSNNTRNR; this is encoded by the coding sequence ATGAAAATCCTGGCAATTGAAACGGCAACTGCCTGGCAGAGCGTGGCCCTCCTGGACGGTGATCGGGTGTTGGGTATGCATGAGCAGGAAGCGGGCGGCGCTCATGGGGCGCTCCTGCTGCCGGCCATCGATCAACTGCTCAGCAAGTCTCAGCTAGGACTCAGCGAGCTGGATGGCCTCTGCTGTTCAGCCGGGCCTGGGTCGTTTACGGGGATTCGTGTGGGGCTTGCGACCTGCCTGGGGCTGCGAGCAGCCGCCGGGATTCCGCTCGCGCTGGTTCCCACCTTGGACGCGATGGCGAGGACGGTTCAAGGGGAGTCTCGTCCCCTCTGTCCCGTATTGGTGAGTCGTCGCGATGAGGTCTATTGGGCCCTATTTCGTTGGATCGGTGAAGGGGAGTGGGAACGGCTTGTGAGTGAGCAGGTTGGCACCCCCAGAGCGCTTGCGCAAAGCCTGCCTGACCAGGCTGTCATGATCGGGCTTGGATGGTCAGCGATGGAGAATGAAATCCGATCTGCATTGCCGGAGTCGGTCACGGTCACGATCGGGCCGGATCATGCGTTCAGACCGTCGGCGATTCAGGTCGCGCGCATGGGAATGGAGCAGATCCAGCGCGGCGTGATCGCCGGAAGTGTGGTGGCTCCGTTGTACGTACAGCGTGCTGAGGCGGAAATCCAGTACGAACGTTCGGGAGGCCTCTCGCCGGTCGCGCGACGTCGGAACAGAGTCGACATGAAAGTTGCGGCACGACTGGCTCGTCGTCCACGATCGAACAACACACGAAACAGATGA
- the tatC gene encoding twin-arginine translocase subunit TatC: MAQIVHPLAAHLQNIKRRLLIVGATMLGLLVLTFSFSADMVAWLNRPFENQLAFYGPTEALFASIKVSLLAAFILSLPVIFYHCWKLIEPALLPKEQRWAIPLFMLAGALFGLGMVFCNAVILPLVIDWFVSFGLDRDITPQLGVGIYIDFNVKFLLIFGCAFELPLAMTLAAVIGTASAQTFARYRKHAMLLCLIVSAVVTPDATLFTMLLMAVPLMLLYEVGIIGARMFGRSQDHDGMDVPTDPDVPFKTAGTRIR, encoded by the coding sequence ATGGCACAGATCGTCCATCCGCTTGCCGCGCACCTCCAAAATATCAAGCGCCGATTGCTGATCGTTGGCGCGACGATGTTAGGGTTGCTTGTGCTCACATTCTCGTTTTCCGCCGACATGGTCGCATGGCTCAATCGGCCGTTTGAGAACCAACTGGCCTTTTATGGGCCCACGGAAGCCTTGTTCGCTTCCATCAAGGTGTCGTTGTTGGCCGCCTTTATCCTCAGTCTGCCGGTCATTTTCTACCACTGTTGGAAGTTGATTGAGCCCGCGTTGCTCCCGAAGGAGCAGCGTTGGGCGATCCCGTTGTTCATGCTGGCTGGAGCGTTGTTTGGGTTGGGGATGGTGTTTTGTAACGCCGTCATTCTGCCCCTCGTGATCGACTGGTTTGTGAGTTTTGGGCTCGATCGTGATATCACCCCGCAGCTAGGCGTAGGAATCTATATTGATTTCAATGTAAAATTTCTGCTGATTTTTGGTTGCGCATTCGAACTCCCGTTGGCGATGACGCTGGCGGCCGTGATCGGTACGGCGTCGGCTCAGACATTCGCACGGTACCGGAAACACGCGATGTTACTGTGCCTCATCGTGTCTGCCGTAGTGACGCCCGATGCCACGCTCTTTACGATGTTACTGATGGCAGTTCCGTTGATGTTGTTGTATGAGGTTGGGATTATCGGGGCCCGCATGTTTGGGAGAAGTCAGGACCATGATGGGATGGATGTGCCGACTGACCCTGATGTACCGTTCAAAACGGCAGGAACGAGAATACGATGA
- the rimI gene encoding ribosomal protein S18-alanine N-acetyltransferase codes for MLPDILSLEEACFSSPWTRKMLESELQGNQFAHFLVAMQQQGQSSAGSACAIVGYHCFWIVFEELRLMNLAVRESVRRQGIGTALAAEAFRVALNHAATRAVLEVRASNKPARVLYTTMGFIQVGTRPQYYSNPLEDAVLMEMNPLVRPSGRQHVPTCRAGGESTSTDSL; via the coding sequence ATGCTACCCGACATCCTCTCCTTGGAAGAGGCTTGCTTCTCGTCCCCCTGGACGCGCAAAATGCTCGAGTCAGAGTTACAGGGTAATCAGTTTGCACACTTTCTCGTCGCAATGCAGCAGCAGGGACAGTCATCGGCAGGGAGCGCGTGCGCGATCGTGGGGTATCACTGTTTCTGGATCGTCTTTGAAGAGCTGCGCCTGATGAATCTGGCGGTGCGAGAGTCGGTGCGAAGGCAAGGGATTGGAACGGCCCTGGCGGCGGAAGCATTTCGTGTGGCACTCAATCACGCGGCGACTCGAGCAGTTCTTGAAGTCAGAGCGTCAAACAAGCCTGCGCGCGTACTCTACACCACGATGGGGTTTATTCAAGTCGGGACACGTCCTCAGTATTATTCCAATCCACTCGAAGATGCCGTGCTGATGGAAATGAATCCGCTTGTCAGGCCGAGCGGTCGACAGCATGTACCAACGTGTCGTGCAGGAGGTGAATCAACCTCGACAGACTCACTCTAA
- a CDS encoding NAD(+)/NADH kinase, with translation MRSKSIGILTKPKFLEVKSTLLGVVAWLRARSIDVLLDATSAALLNEPGGMPKTQLAEKADVLLVLGGDGTILSAARLAAERSIPILGVNMGGLGFLTEVRLDNLYPSLDRVFANDCVLDERLMLATHIHRHGETVARGTVLNDVVISKGTLARMIDLQISIDGQFVTNLRGDGLIIGTPTGSTAYSLSAGGPLINPGVQALILTPICPHTLSHRPLIVPSTVVIDVTLTSQDEGSMVTLDGQVGVAIIQGDNAVIKTSDHRTRLIRFPESHYYEVLRGKLKWGHG, from the coding sequence ATGAGAAGCAAAAGCATCGGCATCTTAACGAAGCCCAAGTTCCTAGAGGTCAAGAGTACGTTATTAGGGGTAGTGGCCTGGCTCCGTGCCCGCAGCATCGATGTCCTGCTCGATGCAACATCTGCAGCGTTGCTGAACGAGCCTGGTGGCATGCCGAAAACTCAGCTGGCTGAGAAGGCGGACGTCCTCTTGGTGTTAGGTGGAGACGGGACCATCCTGAGTGCTGCGCGCCTCGCAGCTGAGCGTAGCATTCCCATTCTTGGCGTCAACATGGGCGGCCTTGGATTTTTGACGGAAGTGCGGCTAGACAATCTGTATCCCTCACTGGACCGCGTATTTGCCAACGATTGCGTCCTTGATGAACGACTCATGCTGGCAACCCATATTCATCGCCATGGGGAAACCGTCGCCCGAGGGACAGTTCTGAATGATGTGGTCATCAGCAAAGGCACCCTCGCCCGCATGATCGACTTACAGATTTCGATCGACGGTCAATTCGTCACGAACTTAAGAGGGGACGGCCTCATCATCGGAACACCCACGGGATCAACGGCCTACTCACTCTCGGCAGGGGGCCCTCTCATCAATCCTGGCGTGCAGGCCCTCATTTTGACGCCGATTTGCCCACACACCTTGAGCCATCGGCCGCTTATCGTCCCAAGCACTGTGGTGATTGACGTTACCTTAACGAGTCAGGATGAAGGATCGATGGTTACGCTCGACGGCCAAGTCGGAGTCGCCATTATTCAGGGGGATAACGCGGTCATCAAGACGTCAGACCACCGAACCCGATTGATTCGTTTTCCAGAGAGTCACTACTATGAGGTGTTGCGGGGAAAGCTAAAATGGGGGCATGGATAA
- a CDS encoding polyprenol monophosphomannose synthase — translation MPIGQPLPASFEEVETPPVRYCRVSTVDRSFSLKQLHADEAYLVQNFEDVEDLVARGADSARIAISEHIPPDGPSPEYSQLALGSPLVPNSPFTFDQSIVIVLPTYNERANLEALINAISRYLVTDIVVVDDNSPDGTGQLADELSCRYGHVHVLHRPRKQGLGPAYLAGFNWALQRKYDRIIEMDCDFSHAPWDVPRLVHGSKTAKLVIGSRYVPGGGTDNWDARRRLVSRCGNTYVRLFLGPMIHDWTGGFRCYHRDLLLSMRLETVGAKGYVFQVELAWRAVQLGAEIREIPIRFTDRVEGQSKLGWSSLIEGLLEVPKMGFHR, via the coding sequence ATGCCGATTGGCCAACCACTCCCCGCATCGTTTGAGGAGGTCGAGACTCCCCCAGTGCGGTATTGCCGAGTCTCAACCGTTGATCGATCATTCTCCTTAAAACAGTTACATGCCGACGAAGCCTATCTCGTCCAGAACTTTGAGGACGTCGAAGACCTCGTCGCTCGTGGAGCCGATAGTGCACGCATCGCCATCAGCGAGCACATACCTCCCGATGGTCCATCTCCCGAATATTCCCAGCTTGCGCTCGGCAGCCCGCTTGTCCCTAACTCGCCATTCACCTTTGACCAATCGATCGTCATTGTGCTTCCAACGTACAACGAACGAGCCAACCTTGAAGCGCTCATCAATGCGATTAGTCGCTATCTCGTCACTGATATTGTAGTCGTCGATGATAATTCACCGGATGGAACCGGCCAACTCGCCGATGAACTGAGTTGCAGATATGGGCACGTCCATGTGTTGCATCGGCCACGGAAACAAGGACTCGGGCCAGCCTATTTGGCAGGATTTAACTGGGCGCTCCAACGAAAGTATGACCGTATCATCGAAATGGATTGTGATTTCAGCCACGCCCCGTGGGACGTACCTCGCTTGGTGCACGGTAGCAAAACCGCCAAGCTGGTAATCGGCAGTCGCTACGTGCCTGGTGGGGGCACCGACAACTGGGACGCCAGGCGACGCCTGGTCTCTCGCTGCGGCAACACCTATGTCAGGCTCTTTTTAGGTCCTATGATCCATGACTGGACGGGCGGCTTTCGATGTTACCATCGCGACCTGTTACTGAGCATGCGCCTTGAAACGGTGGGTGCGAAGGGATACGTCTTTCAGGTAGAGCTGGCTTGGCGAGCCGTTCAACTCGGCGCGGAGATTCGTGAAATACCCATTCGTTTCACGGACCGCGTGGAAGGCCAGAGCAAGCTTGGCTGGTCGTCCCTCATCGAAGGACTCCTGGAAGTGCCCAAGATGGGCTTTCATAGATAA
- a CDS encoding peptidylprolyl isomerase — MSDVSKNTRATIAVTSKGQPIGEIVLKFHSDVAPGHVNNFIKLSQEGFYNGTTFHRVIPGFMIQGGDPNSRTADRSSHGMGGPGYKVKAEFNSTPHKRGIVSMARANDPDSAGSQFFICVSDANFLDWQYTVFGEVESGMDVADTIVNMKRDGRDNPLERAEMTVTISER; from the coding sequence ATGAGTGACGTTTCGAAGAACACCCGGGCCACCATCGCCGTGACGAGCAAGGGCCAGCCGATCGGGGAAATCGTGCTCAAATTCCATTCGGACGTGGCGCCGGGTCACGTGAACAACTTCATTAAGCTGTCCCAAGAGGGATTTTATAATGGTACGACGTTTCACCGTGTCATACCTGGTTTCATGATTCAGGGGGGAGACCCCAATAGTAGGACCGCGGACCGCTCTTCACATGGGATGGGTGGACCTGGTTATAAAGTGAAGGCCGAATTCAATAGTACGCCCCACAAGCGTGGCATCGTCTCGATGGCCAGAGCTAACGATCCCGATAGTGCCGGATCACAGTTCTTCATTTGTGTTTCGGATGCCAACTTCCTAGACTGGCAATACACGGTTTTTGGAGAGGTCGAGAGCGGGATGGATGTCGCCGATACGATCGTCAACATGAAACGGGATGGGCGGGATAATCCGTTAGAGCGTGCGGAGATGACCGTCACGATCAGTGAACGCTAG
- a CDS encoding HD-GYP domain-containing protein: MKKQIRIDELQLGMLVEQLDRSWLSTPFFRHKMTITSPHQIAQLKASGVQTLTVSVDSAEVGEESVLEEPSTDDSGSSASEETELGAPLITFEEELPEARRIYQAAKTIVQNALQDTRLGRAINVDAVNSVVSEMTDSVLRNPDALSSLSRLKRFDEYTFYHSVNTSLLAMSLGRSLGFDRSMLHLAGVGTLLHDIGKMKIPLEVLNKPGRFEAHEMEIMKQHVLRGVEVLASTTGLGASYVQPALEHHERVNGDGYPHKRAKHDISQYGLITAIVDIYDAMTSDRCYHKGQPAHQALQLLYRLSLEGHLDATLVQRFIQVVGVYPVGSVVELNTGEVAIVKQVNHHAPLLPVVLIVKSVGNTLLLRPQEYDLSLQGETPHQTVTAILTPHQTGLDPANYLDKKAA; encoded by the coding sequence ATGAAGAAACAGATCCGAATCGACGAATTGCAGCTGGGCATGTTGGTCGAACAACTCGATCGCTCCTGGCTGAGCACACCATTTTTTCGTCACAAGATGACGATTACCTCTCCTCACCAAATTGCCCAGCTGAAAGCCAGTGGCGTGCAGACACTGACGGTGAGTGTCGATTCGGCGGAGGTCGGAGAAGAATCCGTGCTGGAAGAACCGAGCACTGATGATTCAGGAAGCTCGGCATCGGAAGAGACGGAATTGGGAGCGCCGCTCATCACGTTTGAAGAGGAACTCCCCGAAGCCAGGCGGATCTATCAAGCTGCCAAGACGATCGTGCAGAACGCGTTGCAGGACACGAGACTTGGGCGAGCCATCAATGTCGATGCGGTTAATTCGGTCGTGTCTGAGATGACTGACAGTGTCCTTCGAAATCCGGACGCCTTGTCCAGCCTGTCAAGGCTCAAACGGTTCGACGAATACACCTTTTACCACTCCGTGAATACGTCACTCTTGGCCATGTCGTTGGGTCGCAGCCTTGGGTTCGATCGGTCGATGTTGCATTTGGCTGGTGTCGGCACGCTGCTGCACGATATCGGCAAGATGAAGATCCCTCTGGAAGTACTAAATAAGCCTGGCCGTTTCGAAGCCCATGAAATGGAGATCATGAAGCAGCATGTCCTCCGAGGAGTCGAGGTCCTGGCCAGTACAACCGGCTTAGGAGCTTCCTACGTGCAGCCCGCGCTCGAGCACCACGAACGCGTGAACGGAGACGGATATCCGCACAAGCGCGCGAAGCACGACATCAGCCAGTATGGTTTGATCACCGCTATCGTCGATATCTATGACGCAATGACGAGCGATCGGTGCTACCACAAGGGGCAACCGGCTCATCAAGCCCTCCAACTGCTCTATCGTCTCTCGCTCGAAGGTCATCTCGATGCGACGCTTGTCCAGCGGTTTATCCAGGTCGTGGGAGTCTACCCCGTGGGATCGGTCGTGGAGTTGAATACGGGAGAAGTCGCCATCGTCAAACAGGTCAACCATCACGCACCCCTGTTGCCGGTCGTGCTCATCGTGAAAAGCGTCGGGAATACCTTGCTCCTGCGTCCCCAGGAATACGATCTCTCTCTCCAAGGAGAGACCCCTCATCAGACTGTTACAGCCATTCTGACCCCCCATCAAACAGGTCTCGATCCCGCCAATTATCTGGACAAGAAAGCCGCATAG
- a CDS encoding DUF465 domain-containing protein, translating to MVTEDAIVEQLRRSNTEFRELEESHHRLDRELNELQRRHVLTPNEEIEKKRIQKEKLATKDKLAEFIRLHRDQRLEPAR from the coding sequence ATGGTGACGGAAGATGCGATTGTCGAACAGCTTCGCCGCAGCAACACCGAATTCCGCGAGCTGGAGGAATCTCACCATCGTCTGGACCGTGAGCTGAACGAGTTGCAGCGGCGCCATGTCCTGACGCCGAATGAAGAGATCGAGAAAAAGCGAATCCAAAAAGAAAAATTGGCCACGAAAGATAAGCTTGCGGAGTTTATTCGTCTCCACCGGGACCAACGACTGGAACCGGCACGGTAG
- a CDS encoding HD-GYP domain-containing protein: MKKHITIDELRPGMQIEKLDRSWLETPFFRHRMSVTSFEQIAQLKASGVRTLVVTLETAEMTDTPGSEPDIATDPVLTAPEEPASVPPTIPFEEELPDARRVYQAAKTIVQNAMHDTRLGRAINMEEVNRVVSDMTGSVLRNPDALTSLSRLKKFDEYTFYHSVNTSILALSLGRDLGFERNALHQIGVGTLLHDIGKTKIPSEILNKPGRFEPHEMEIMKQHVLRGVEVLTTTTGLGDSYLRPALEHHERVDGTGYPHRRVRSELSQFGLMAAVVDIYDAITSDRCYHKGRVAHEALQFLYRLALEGHLDATLVQRFIHVVGVYPVGSVVELNTGEVAIVKQIHHHVPLTPVVLLVKSAGNSLLSNPREMDLVAQLETPHRKITAILDPTHTGIDPTDYLDKKAA; the protein is encoded by the coding sequence ATGAAAAAACACATCACCATCGACGAATTACGGCCGGGCATGCAGATCGAAAAATTGGACCGGTCCTGGCTGGAGACGCCGTTTTTTCGACACCGAATGAGCGTCACATCGTTCGAGCAAATCGCACAATTAAAGGCCAGCGGAGTACGAACGCTGGTGGTAACTCTCGAGACAGCGGAAATGACAGATACCCCAGGCTCGGAACCGGACATTGCCACGGATCCCGTGCTCACGGCACCGGAAGAACCAGCATCGGTGCCACCCACAATCCCATTCGAGGAGGAACTGCCAGACGCCAGGCGCGTGTATCAAGCCGCCAAGACGATTGTACAGAACGCCATGCATGACACACGGCTTGGGCGGGCGATCAATATGGAAGAAGTCAATCGAGTCGTCTCCGACATGACCGGCAGCGTGCTCAGAAATCCCGATGCCCTCACCAGCTTATCGAGACTGAAGAAGTTCGATGAATACACGTTCTACCACTCCGTCAATACATCGATCCTAGCCCTGTCCCTAGGGCGTGATCTTGGATTTGAGCGCAACGCACTGCATCAGATCGGAGTCGGCACGCTGCTGCATGATATTGGAAAGACCAAAATCCCTTCTGAGATTCTGAACAAGCCAGGCCGATTTGAACCGCATGAGATGGAGATCATGAAGCAGCATGTTCTGCGAGGAGTGGAGGTGCTCACCACGACGACAGGGCTGGGCGATTCCTACCTGCGCCCTGCACTTGAGCATCACGAACGAGTCGATGGCACCGGCTATCCGCACAGACGAGTCAGAAGCGAACTCAGCCAGTTCGGCCTGATGGCCGCAGTCGTCGACATCTACGATGCGATCACGAGTGACCGCTGCTACCACAAGGGACGTGTCGCGCATGAAGCTCTACAGTTTCTCTATCGCTTGGCGCTGGAGGGACATTTGGACGCCACGCTGGTTCAGCGGTTCATCCACGTGGTGGGGGTCTATCCGGTCGGCTCGGTCGTGGAGTTGAATACGGGAGAAGTCGCCATCGTCAAACAGATTCACCATCATGTGCCGCTCACGCCGGTGGTGCTTCTCGTCAAAAGCGCAGGGAATAGCCTCCTCTCCAATCCACGCGAAATGGATCTCGTCGCGCAGCTTGAGACACCCCATCGCAAGATCACGGCCATTCTAGATCCCACACATACCGGCATCGATCCGACCGACTACCTCGACAAGAAGGCTGCATAA